Within Acinetobacter sp. LoGeW2-3, the genomic segment GGCACTTCCGGTGTCAATTCAGCAATGGCCTGACTCAAATCTCGTGGTGTACTTGGAGCAGTAGACAGATCCAGCTGTGACCATTGTTTGAGTACCTTTTTACGAAAGGCAATCTGATCTTCATAGCGTTTTACGATCTTGAGGTTTATCAGCATTCCAACCACATGCTGGGCCTTGCTTGGCAGCACTTGTAGTATATTTGCCACAGAATTTTTTAGGCTTTCCAGTGTGGTTGGCTTGCCCGGCATTTTTGCCAGTGCATCACAATATTTTTTCACCAGTTGCAAAGCGGGTTTCTGCTGAATGGTGTCGAGGCTTGGAATCTTGAATTTAGGATTAGTCTTGTTATCTTGTTCCGTTTCTGCCTGTACCTGAATCAGACTACAATGAATATCAGACGCAATCAGCATTTGCATCAACATTTCGCTGCTGTCCATGGCAGAAATCAGTTCTACATGCGTATCCGGTTCCAGTAATGCCATCAGCTGACCGACGATTACTGCATATTCATATTCTCGGTGTTCAGCTTCAGGAATGTCCAGAATGACCACTTGCCCACTGGCAATCCATCCTGCCAGTTCAGTCAGGTCTTCCAGTTCAAACTCAAACTTACCTGCACAGCTAAACAGGTACAGGGTCGGATAATGCTTAGTGATTTCACGCAATAGAGTGGCGGTCGGGAAATTATTTTCAAGATCGAGTAAAACGACTTTCTGTGACATGAAACACCAATCTGAACAAAACCTGGAAGCGCTATTAGAGGGGCAAGCGTGAAAAAGGTCAAATTATTTTAAGAACGTTATCTTTTTACTGACTAAGAAAGCTCTATTGGAACAAACGATAAGCTCATTAAAACGAAAACCCTCACAATGGAGGGTTTTCTGCATAACTAATTACATAATTAATAATGAGGTGGACGGTCAATTATCGGGTCAAATTCTGCAATCCCTTCAGACAAATCTGCTGACTCAACACGTTGATATAGCAGCTTCATTTGCTTCTGAAGCTCGATGATTTCCAGATTCTGCCTGGTCACCTGCTGATTCAACTGTTCAACTAAATCGTCCAAAAATGCAATTCGGACTTGCAAATCTTCAATGGGTGCGGAAAATGACGCCTGATCATTTAGATTTTGTTGTTTAGTCATTTTAAGTCCTCATCATAGGATTTCAGGAAACCATTATGGCATATATTACCCTAAGGGACGTCCAACTCGCGTTTGGCGGACCTGCACTGCTCGACGGCGCCAACTTTAATTTAGAACGCGGTGAACGAGTGTGTTTGATTGGCCGTAATGGTGAAGGTAAGTCTACCTTACTTAAACTGATTGAAGGAAGCCTCTTACCTGATAGTGGTGAAGTTTCCTTACAAAATGGCATCACTATTTCCATGTTGGCCCAAGACGTGCCGATGGACTCAGGCAAAGTCGCTGATATCGTAGCAGATGGTGCAGGTGAAGCTGCTCAGGTACTTCGTGATTATCATGCAGCCAGCGATGCCTGCGTACTCGGTGATATGGAAGCCTGTGACCGTATGGGGCATTTGCAACATCAGATGGACCAAATGGATGGCTGGGCTTTAGAAACTAAGGTGAATTCTATCCTGAGCAAAATGGGTCTGGATCCGGATGCGGATCTTGCCGATTTATCCGGTGGTCGTAAGCGTCGTGTGCTGCTGGCGCGTGCTCTACTGACTCAACCAGATGTGCTGTTACTCGACGAACCAACCAACCATCTGGACGTTGAAAGTATCGAATGGTTAGAGAAATTCCTTCTAGACCAAAATAATTTAACGCTTCTGTTTATTTCGCATGACCGTTCATTTGTGGATAGTATTGCAACGCGTATTGTGGAACTGGATCGCGGTGTTTTGCGTAGCTACGAAGGTAACTATTCACGTTATCTGGAGCTTAAAGCACAGCAAATGGAAGCTGAAGAAAAGCAGAATGCGCTATTCGACAAACGCCTTGCTGAAGAAGAAGTGTGGATTCGCCAAGGCATTAAAGCGCGTCGTACCCGTAACGAAGGTCGTGTTCGTGCCCTAAAAGCTTTACGTGAAGAATCAAAAGCACGCCGTTCACAACAAGGTAAAGTGAGCATGGCGACTCAGGACGCGAATCGTTCTGGTAAAGTCGTGTTTGAGATTGAAAACCTCAGTGTGAAATTTGGTGATAATGCACCGATTATTAATGACTTCTCGGCATTGGTGCTTCGAGGCGATCGTATTGGCTTGGTCGGTGATAATGGTGTGGGTAAAACTACCCTGATCAAAGCAATTTTAGGCCAGATTGAGCATGGCGGTACGGTAAAAACGGGTACTCAGCTTGAAGTGGCTTACTTTGACCAATTGCGTAACGTGCTGGATCTGGAAAAATCAGTCAAAGATAACGTCGCTGAAGGTTCGGATCATGTGGATATTAATGGTAGTCGTCGTCATATTTATAGCTATTTACAGGACTTCCTGTTCTCGCCTGAACGTGCCCGTACGCCAGTAAAAGCACTTTCTGGTGGTGAGCGTAACCGTATTTTGCTTGCAAAATTGTTGCTTAAACCATCGAACCTGATTGTGATGGACGAACCAACCAATGACCTGGATATGGTGACGCTTGAGCTGTTAGAGGAAATGTTGAGTGGTTATAAAGGCACTTTACTGCTGATCTCGCATGACCGTGCTTTCATGGACAACGTCGTGACCTCAACTTGGGTATTTGATGGTAAAGGCAATATCGATGAATACGTTGGTGGTTATCAGGATTATTTAGAGCAGCGTCCGAACCAGACAGCAGTCGATCAAAAATCTGCTGTGAAAAAAGCGGCAGCCAAAGCTGAGGCCGCAGCAACTGCCGTTGCTCCTGCACCGAAAAAAGTAAAACTTAGCTACAAAGATCAGCGTGAGCTTGAACAATTACCTGCAGAAATCGAAGCACTGGAAAGTGAACAGGCTGAACTCTCTGACAAACTGGCAGATGGTTCCTGGTTTGTGAAAGATGCAGCAGCAGCGACTAAGGCATCTGAACGTTTAGGTGAAATTGACGAGATTTTGCTGGAAAAAATGGAACGTTGGGATGAACTGGAAAATATGACCAAAGGTTAATTTTTCTATCTCTCTAATACTAAGCATCTGTATTCGTACAGGTGCTTTTTTATTTTCACTTTTTTGTTTCAAAAAGCTCTTCTGCTACACTGCAGATATCTTTAGGTTTAAATAGCAAATTATGAGTAAAAAGCCAGATTACCAACCCGGTGAATTTCAATGGGCCTTCCTGTCTCCACAGTATTGGGGCATCTGGGTAGGTATTGTATTCCTGATGATTCTGGCGATTTTACCTTGGGCAATTCAGTACCGACTGGCACAGCTTATCGGTAACCTTTGTTTTAAATATTTAAAATCTCGTCGTAAAACTACTGTTCGAAATTTGGAAGTCTGTTTCCCGGAATGGTCTGCACAAGAAATTCAAGATAATGCCCGTCAGGTTTTTGTCGATCAGATGATGGGAATTTTTGAAACCCTAAATGCCTGGTACACACCAAAATGGTTTAAAGACCGTGTGACCATTGAAGGTCTGGAATATATCCAACAAGCGCAAGCTGAAGGGAAAGGTGCATTGTTGCTAGGTACACACTCTACTCTGCTGGATGCAGGTGGCTATTTATGCGCACAGTATTTTGAACCAGATGTCGTCTATCGTCCGCAGAATAACCCCCTGTTAGATATGCTGATTTACCGTTGTCGCGCTACGATTTATGCCAACCAGATTGACCATGATGATATGCGTGGTTTAGTGCGTAACCTAAAAAATGGACATGCGATCTGGTACAGTCCGGATCAGGATTTTGGTCTAAAACAAGGCGTGATGGCCCCCTTCTTTGGGGTTCCTGCTGCAACCGTGACAGCCCATCGTCGTTTGCTCAAAATGACCAAAGCTGCTGCGATTCCACTGTATTTCTACCGTTATGGTGACATTAAAGATCCGAAATATCATGTACTGATTGAACCACCAGTTGAAAACCTGCCAGGTGCAGATGAACTGGATGATGCCACTCGCGTCAACCAAATTATTGAACGTCAGCTACGAATCGCTCCAACACAATATATGTGGTTCCACCGCCGCTTTAAGACCCGCCCACAGGGTTATGAGTCTATTTACTGATCCACACAACACAAGGAAATAAACATGAAAGTGATGCAGCTTTTACCTGAACTCAATAGTGGTGGTGTGGAACGTGGAACGCTAGAAATTGCCCGTGCCCTGGTCACTGCTGGGCATAAATCCCTTGTAGTATCCAATGGGGGTCGACTAGTTGCTCAGCTTGAAACCGAAGGCTCGACTCATTTAACTCTGCCCATTCATAAAAAAGCATTATCCAGCCTTTGGCAGATTCGTCCGCTGCGTCAATTGATTGAACAGCATCAGCCGGACATCGTCCATGTACGCTCACGTGTGCCTGCCTGGCTGACCCATTTCGCTCTTAAAGGTATTCCGGCACACAAACGTCCACATCTAATTAGTACAGTACATGGTTTCTATTCAATTAACCGCTACAGCCAGATCATGACTCAAGCTGAAAAAGTCATTGCAGTTTCCGACAGTGTGGTGAAATACATTACTGACCATTATAAAAACTGCCCGCCTCAAGATATTGTACGTATCTACCGCGGTATTGACCCGCAGGCATTTCCACATGGTTATCAGCCTTCTGCACAATGGATCGATCAGATCTTTAAGGATTTTCCTAAACTAGAAAACAAGTTCCTGATTTGCCTGCCAGGACGTATCACACGCCTAAAAGGCCATGAAACCCTAATTAATCTAATCGAAAAATTGCTACAAAAATATCCGCAGGTACATGCCGTCGTGGTCGGTGGTGCAGATCCAAAAAAAGCAGCCTATTTAAAAGAACTGGAACAGACTATTCAGCATAAGGGCTTAAGTGAACACATTACTTTTGTCGGTCACCGTTCTGATATTCGGGAATGGCTGGCTTTCAGTGACGTGGTTCTTTCCTTATCAAACCAGGCAGAAACCTTTGGACGTACTGCACTTGAAGCGCTTTCAGTAGGTACACCTGTCGTTGGCTGGAATCGTGGTGGTGTAGCCGAAATCCTGTCATATCTATATCCGCAAGGCTTAATTGAAGTCGATGATCAGGAAGGTTTATTTAAAACATTACAAATACATATAGATACCCATCAAGAGGTTGCACCAGTAACTATGTTCAGCCTGGACGATATGTGTAATCAGACACTAGCGCTCTATGAACAGGTAGCCCATAAGGCTTAATAATCTGTTCCCTGATAAATCCACATGGCTTCAGTCTTCCCAGCACGACTGAAGCCTAAAGCATGATAAAAGCCAGTAGCATGCTGATCCGCTACTAAAATTTTCTGATGAAATTCTGAATAATGCTCTAGCAAAGTTTGTATAATTCGACGACCAATGCCCTGCCAATGCAATTCTGGATGAACCAATAAATGTGGGAAATAGACTACAAGATAGCCATCAGAAATTGCATTACCGAGTCCTACCAATCGACCATCAATACGTGCAGTGACCAGACTATGGGAATGATTTAAGGCTTGTAAAAGTAATTATAGTTTTTCAGCCGCTGACCAGTGATTGGCACGATAGAGTTCAAGCACTTCAGATTCTTGGACTAAATCACTGTCAGAAATAACAAGCTACATATAAGCCTTCCAAAGAACTTTTTTATTTAGTAAATTATTTTAATAATCAAATAAATATACAGAAAAATTAAAGTTATAAAATAATTTAACCCGGGCTCTACATCCTGTAAAAACCCGGGTTAATGAGGTTGTGCTTTCAACATTTTAATTCTTGGTTTATTGTGATTTCCATTTCATCATCATATCCATGATGTCTTCATTCAGCTTCGTCTTCCTTATGAGAAATTCCCTTCTCGACTCCCTGTGCTGATGTAAGTAGAATATCGAAATCACCTAAGAATGAATATCGTTTGCGACCCCAATCCGTGTAAGCTATTTCGTACACTTTTCCGATAAATTCATCACACTTTTGAACTATTTTTGTAGGTTTGAGCAATTTCATCCGTTACGATTTTTTCTTCTTTTTCAGCTTTTTCAATACCTTCTTGTATCGCTTCCTGAGCTTCCTGCTCATCTTCTTCAGTCTGTTCCAGCTCTTCTTGTACATGTTCAAAGACTCGTCCGGTTTGCAGTACCACAAACACCGGAAAATGGTCCGATCCTACATGTGGCAAACGTTCCATATGCACTAAGGCAAAATCGGTGCTGTGAAAGACATGATCGAGTGACCAGCGGAACATGGGATAATCCGCATGAAAGGTATTGATATAACGGCGCCCGACTCGTGGATCGAGCAAGCCACTAATACGTTGAAATAGCCGTGTAGTACGTGACCAAGCCACATCATTCAGATCGCCCATGACGATACAGCTTTCATCCAGATCCTTGATTTGATCTCCAACAATCAACAATTCAGCATCACGCAGTTTTGAGTCTTCAGCTTCCGTCGGACTTGGTGGTTTGGGATGCAGACAATATAACTGCACTGGATGACCAGAACGCAAAGTGACCGTGGTATGTATAGAAGGAATTTCATCACTCAGAATAAATTTCACTTCGGTATCACTAAGTTTTAATTTACTGTAGAGATGCATTCCATACAGGTTATCTAAGGGGACTGGGACACGATAGGGATAATCTGCTTCAATGACCGAAAGCTGTTTCTGCCATTCTGAATTGGTTTCCAGCGTCAGTACCAGATCTGGCTGATGCTTCTGGATCTGCTCAACTAAAAGATGATATTTTTTATTGGGAGTCAGCACATTGGAAACAATCAGGGAAATCTGCCGTTCCGGATTCAGGTCTTTTTGCTTCACTTTTTGAACCTGTTTTTTCCAGACAAAGGTATAAGGCAGTACCATCTTCAACTGGTAAGCTTGTGCAGCTACTAACCCTACAAAAATAATTTGATCTAACAGGGTCCAGGAATGTTCCCAGAAGATATAAAGTCCGAGCGCAATAAAGCCAATCATCAGAATTTGTAGTCGCGGGAAATCAGCGCCACGGATCCACCATTCATCACGCGGAATAAGGGACCAGAAGCTGAGCCAGATAACCAGCACTGACAATATCTGAATAAACAAAATCATAAAGTGACTCTTTGCTATGTTGTTAATTTTTCTAGAAGAAAATCTGCGTTATCAATTTTGTATGTAACATAAACAAGATATTCCGCTCAATATTATTGATGTTTCGATTATGTAGCTATTGCAGTTGAGTCCCTTTTTGGTACACTCGAAACCCCTTTAATTTTTTAACGCACCGAGGCAAAGTGACATGAAAGTAGGTCTGGTCGGTTGGCGCGGGATGGTTGGTTCCGTCCTAATGCAACGTATGGTTGAAGAGAATGATTTTGCTCATTTTGAGCCATTCTATTTCTCTACCAGTAATGCGGGTGGTGAAGCACCAGCATTTGGTGGTAAGACTGCCCCAGCACTTATGGATGCGACAGACATTGATAGTCTGAAGCAAATGGATGTCATTATTACCTGCCAAGGTGGCGATTACACCACCGCGGTATTCCCGAAGCTAAAAGCTGAAGGCTGGAATGGTTACTGGATTGATGCTGCATCTACCCTGCGTATGGATGATGAAGCAATTATCGTACTTGATCCAGTGAACCTGAACGTGATCAAAGACGGTCTGGTAAAAGGCACTAAAACTTTCGTTGGCGGTAACTGTACCGTCTCCCTGATGCTGATGGGTCTCGGTTCTCTATTCCAAAATAATTTAGTGGAATGGGCAACTTCGATGACCTATCAGGCAGCGTCTGGTGCCGGTGCACAAAACATGCGTGAGCTGATCACAGGCATGGGCTACCTGTATAACAATACGAAAGACTTGCTCGATGATCCACGTTCTCCAATTTTAGACATCGATTCTAAAATTGCTGAATTACAACGTGGTGAAGGCTTCCCATCTGCAAACTTTGGTGTGCCTCTAGCGGGTTCCCTGATTCCATATATCGACAAGCAACTAGAAAGCGGTCAGTCGAAAGAAGAATGGAAAGGTCAGGTTGAAACCAACAAGATCTTAGGCAACCAGCAAATCGTTCCTATCGATGGTCACTGTGTCCGTATCGGCGCAATGCGTTGCCACTCTCAGGCGATTACTTTGAAACTAAAACGTGATGTACCTTTGAATGAAATCGAAGATATGATCCGTCAGTCTAGCCAATGGGCAAAAGTAGTACCAAATACACGTGAAGCATCAATGACTGATCTGACACCTGTAGCCGTAACGGGTACATTGACTGTTCCAGTGGGTCGTCTACGTAAGATGAACATGGGTAAAGAGTACCTAGGTGCATTTACCGTGGGTGATCAGTTACTTTGGGGTGCTGCTGAACCATTACGTCGTATGCTACACATTCTGATTGATTACAAAAATGCTTAATTAAGTATATTGTAGTCAAACTAAAAGCCGATCTTTATTGATCGGCTTTTTTGTGTCAGTATCATGAAAATAGTTAAACAAACATAGACATCCCAATCATCGATTCATATTGACTGCAATATGACCGATGCCTGAGCCTAGAATGAAGATGACTGTATATAAAAAATTTAAAATTGCTACTTTAACCATGATGATTGCACAGCCTGTTTTTGCGATCACGGTTGAGCCAGTTCAGGTTCAATCTGCCCCCGGGGAATTACTTTATGCGGAAATGAATTTCCGTCAGTCAGATATCAATACGCCGATTGAAGTGAGTCTGGCAACACCAGAAGATTTGATGACGCTGGGAACCACACATCAACCACCCGGTCATCTCAATTTTTTTACCCGTCGTAGCAGCAATGGCACTGGTG encodes:
- a CDS encoding ATP-binding cassette domain-containing protein, which codes for MAYITLRDVQLAFGGPALLDGANFNLERGERVCLIGRNGEGKSTLLKLIEGSLLPDSGEVSLQNGITISMLAQDVPMDSGKVADIVADGAGEAAQVLRDYHAASDACVLGDMEACDRMGHLQHQMDQMDGWALETKVNSILSKMGLDPDADLADLSGGRKRRVLLARALLTQPDVLLLDEPTNHLDVESIEWLEKFLLDQNNLTLLFISHDRSFVDSIATRIVELDRGVLRSYEGNYSRYLELKAQQMEAEEKQNALFDKRLAEEEVWIRQGIKARRTRNEGRVRALKALREESKARRSQQGKVSMATQDANRSGKVVFEIENLSVKFGDNAPIINDFSALVLRGDRIGLVGDNGVGKTTLIKAILGQIEHGGTVKTGTQLEVAYFDQLRNVLDLEKSVKDNVAEGSDHVDINGSRRHIYSYLQDFLFSPERARTPVKALSGGERNRILLAKLLLKPSNLIVMDEPTNDLDMVTLELLEEMLSGYKGTLLLISHDRAFMDNVVTSTWVFDGKGNIDEYVGGYQDYLEQRPNQTAVDQKSAVKKAAAKAEAAATAVAPAPKKVKLSYKDQRELEQLPAEIEALESEQAELSDKLADGSWFVKDAAAATKASERLGEIDEILLEKMERWDELENMTKG
- a CDS encoding SlyX family protein, encoding MTKQQNLNDQASFSAPIEDLQVRIAFLDDLVEQLNQQVTRQNLEIIELQKQMKLLYQRVESADLSEGIAEFDPIIDRPPHY
- a CDS encoding GNAT family N-acetyltransferase, translated to MVGLGNAISDGYLVVYFPHLLVHPELHWQGIGRRIIQTLLEHYSEFHQKILVADQHATGFYHALGFSRAGKTEAMWIYQGTDY
- a CDS encoding lauroyl acyltransferase — protein: MSKKPDYQPGEFQWAFLSPQYWGIWVGIVFLMILAILPWAIQYRLAQLIGNLCFKYLKSRRKTTVRNLEVCFPEWSAQEIQDNARQVFVDQMMGIFETLNAWYTPKWFKDRVTIEGLEYIQQAQAEGKGALLLGTHSTLLDAGGYLCAQYFEPDVVYRPQNNPLLDMLIYRCRATIYANQIDHDDMRGLVRNLKNGHAIWYSPDQDFGLKQGVMAPFFGVPAATVTAHRRLLKMTKAAAIPLYFYRYGDIKDPKYHVLIEPPVENLPGADELDDATRVNQIIERQLRIAPTQYMWFHRRFKTRPQGYESIY
- a CDS encoding endonuclease/exonuclease/phosphatase family protein, which gives rise to MILFIQILSVLVIWLSFWSLIPRDEWWIRGADFPRLQILMIGFIALGLYIFWEHSWTLLDQIIFVGLVAAQAYQLKMVLPYTFVWKKQVQKVKQKDLNPERQISLIVSNVLTPNKKYHLLVEQIQKHQPDLVLTLETNSEWQKQLSVIEADYPYRVPVPLDNLYGMHLYSKLKLSDTEVKFILSDEIPSIHTTVTLRSGHPVQLYCLHPKPPSPTEAEDSKLRDAELLIVGDQIKDLDESCIVMGDLNDVAWSRTTRLFQRISGLLDPRVGRRYINTFHADYPMFRWSLDHVFHSTDFALVHMERLPHVGSDHFPVFVVLQTGRVFEHVQEELEQTEEDEQEAQEAIQEGIEKAEKEEKIVTDEIAQTYKNSSKV
- a CDS encoding glycosyltransferase family 4 protein, whose translation is MKVMQLLPELNSGGVERGTLEIARALVTAGHKSLVVSNGGRLVAQLETEGSTHLTLPIHKKALSSLWQIRPLRQLIEQHQPDIVHVRSRVPAWLTHFALKGIPAHKRPHLISTVHGFYSINRYSQIMTQAEKVIAVSDSVVKYITDHYKNCPPQDIVRIYRGIDPQAFPHGYQPSAQWIDQIFKDFPKLENKFLICLPGRITRLKGHETLINLIEKLLQKYPQVHAVVVGGADPKKAAYLKELEQTIQHKGLSEHITFVGHRSDIREWLAFSDVVLSLSNQAETFGRTALEALSVGTPVVGWNRGGVAEILSYLYPQGLIEVDDQEGLFKTLQIHIDTHQEVAPVTMFSLDDMCNQTLALYEQVAHKA
- the asd gene encoding aspartate-semialdehyde dehydrogenase: MKVGLVGWRGMVGSVLMQRMVEENDFAHFEPFYFSTSNAGGEAPAFGGKTAPALMDATDIDSLKQMDVIITCQGGDYTTAVFPKLKAEGWNGYWIDAASTLRMDDEAIIVLDPVNLNVIKDGLVKGTKTFVGGNCTVSLMLMGLGSLFQNNLVEWATSMTYQAASGAGAQNMRELITGMGYLYNNTKDLLDDPRSPILDIDSKIAELQRGEGFPSANFGVPLAGSLIPYIDKQLESGQSKEEWKGQVETNKILGNQQIVPIDGHCVRIGAMRCHSQAITLKLKRDVPLNEIEDMIRQSSQWAKVVPNTREASMTDLTPVAVTGTLTVPVGRLRKMNMGKEYLGAFTVGDQLLWGAAEPLRRMLHILIDYKNA